From the Paenibacillus sp. FSL H8-0548 genome, one window contains:
- a CDS encoding immunoglobulin-like domain-containing protein, whose product MLRKKKWLSVTLCCALLASMLTSLTPAYAASEEPQAVTAVTDQFTDQELKDNDYILYFVNAGDPTPATLEGSDKLGLYSSLTEQLYGVDPETSKSWGLVTTTTNTSVNDAATKSGSLRYYNGTQVRDKEIAYSFELPIGEYDVTFGFKNPWSGRSVHLLLEDNNVSNGDFAIGGEGTETVVTYRKVSVTDGQLNVRIKGPATAALSNYNDPLINYLMIRLNVTIPLSDLENKIAAAKAEAANDMYTPYSIASLNMIIQTSETLVQSLVGSNADITEPAIQEQIITAIAALTSGISELAVNEPYNSFQPGAVWRDTNGALIQAHGAGIIYDDQTEAYYWYGEDKTHGYLPARGVRVYTSKDLYNWEDKGLALTAIESADDFENDPLISALYEGRTDKADILNDIGIDRIIERPKVIYNDLTEKYVMWMHTDGPSTTSTANYAKAEAGYALSDSPIGPFVYQESHRMDRAPAGATDDGQPNSPGMARDMTLFKDDDGTGYLVYSSEENLTIYISKLNDSYTDIVGWHKDGNVERDTQYKAEYGVDYVRVFPLAQREAPALFKYQGKYYMITSGATGWDPNVGKYTVADNIMGPWKTMRDVAPESSTTYGSQSTHVIPVDAAAGKFIYMGDRWNKNDLTNSRYVWLPIQFGQNDEITLRWHDEWTLDLLDGMGRVSINTVLPSSTTIGKAPALPSTVNVTLSDGTIKDTPVEWSVNATTFSKPGTVRINGTLTQLSNKSIEHQLYVIPEKNAYFVNAGGAETADYMDMIALMGEENVLNGAVIDQQYNATDGQSWGYVGDNTATSGTNSGNIFTSLRYLKSNAGDDLTYRFDLDNGSYDVYVGLYDPWSQYSNGQRIADIMLNGSVKTSGYVFTAASDVLSYGDVSVADGKLELTVHRSSTAGTSSSDPQISWIIVAEKTGDVVEPPASSESELIVHYDMSDVDGETVKDQAGQHNGKWINPANAEWINTAAAGAISFTGGSTSSYIEMPQGVLDGLTDITVSALVNWNGKSSAEWLFALGQNDTHYLYMTPKYNADSTARLGIATNGWRNEASTKTTALQSGEWKLVTAVMSGTDGKLSLYIDGVLVSSSTTGGFTLDQIKKTDGISGFIGKSFYSGDPYFGGMLADFQIYDGALLASEISELKAKADLKVASMEGLLVQHASELLGESDLLGVNISKDAIITDLNLPAAGAHGTAITWQSANEAVISASGAVARPAYALGDATVVLTATLTDGLSTVIKTFTLTVKKQLNNDEAVAKDAASLTVHNIQDVRGNLTLKTAGDNGSTIAWSSALPAVVTATGEVHRPAHGSGDVTVILTATVEKNGAALTKAFAANVKELPKAEAYAGYVFSYFTGEGTANGEQIYFALSEGNDPLHWNELNAGKPAILSSLGDKGVRDPFIIRAPEGDKFYLIATDLKINGNNDWNAAQTAGSRSIMVWESNDLVNWSEQRMAQVSPKEAGNTWAPEVIYDDATGEYIVFWASKLYENEDHTGSSYQRIMYAKTRDFYSFTEPEVYMDYGYSIIDTTMIQHDGKVYRFTKDERNNSVQTPNGKFVLQESGSSIFDPAFTVIKEGVGKGIISQGEGPTVFKSNTEEKWYLFIDEFGGRGYVPFETTDLSSGEWTLSTGYSLPASPRHGTVIPVTESEYTQLLANIPTVEQPNTEVRVAGISLDKSEITLKEEEQAQLTALIAPQTAANQTVLWTSTEEAVAKVDTNGRITALKEGTAVITATTADGGFMAAVTVTVEKKADTGVEPSPSPSPSPSPSPSPTTSPTTDPTSPSPTVSPSPSPTTEPQISFLDTAGHWASEAINKLAAKNIFGGFPDGSFKPNKQMSRAEFMAVMYRLLGMEAAPGASSFEDVGATAWYSIYVNSLFEAGIVTGFPDGNFRPNQEMTREEAFIILYRGLKDQLAASAEASPRIFTDETDISSWAKDAVAALTEAGIIKGYEDGTLRPKDKITRAEIAAIAASFVK is encoded by the coding sequence TTGTTGAGAAAAAAGAAATGGTTGTCTGTGACGTTATGCTGCGCGCTGCTTGCGTCGATGTTAACCTCACTAACGCCTGCCTATGCAGCGAGTGAAGAACCGCAAGCTGTGACTGCCGTCACAGACCAATTTACTGACCAAGAGTTGAAGGATAACGACTACATTCTTTATTTTGTGAATGCAGGAGATCCAACGCCAGCTACGCTGGAAGGAAGCGACAAGCTTGGTCTGTACAGCTCATTGACGGAGCAGCTGTACGGAGTTGATCCAGAAACGTCAAAATCATGGGGGCTTGTGACAACAACGACAAATACAAGCGTTAATGATGCAGCGACAAAATCAGGCTCGTTAAGATATTATAACGGTACTCAGGTGAGAGATAAGGAAATTGCTTATAGCTTCGAGCTGCCGATAGGTGAATACGATGTCACCTTTGGCTTCAAAAATCCTTGGAGCGGCCGAAGCGTTCATTTGCTTTTGGAAGATAACAATGTGTCTAATGGCGACTTTGCCATTGGGGGAGAGGGAACCGAGACGGTCGTTACTTATCGGAAGGTCAGTGTAACTGACGGACAGCTGAACGTTCGTATTAAAGGGCCGGCAACAGCTGCGCTCAGCAATTATAATGATCCGCTCATCAATTATCTTATGATTAGACTGAACGTCACGATTCCGCTCTCTGATTTAGAGAATAAGATTGCAGCGGCAAAAGCAGAAGCGGCAAATGACATGTATACGCCGTATAGCATTGCTTCGCTGAATATGATTATTCAGACTAGCGAAACGCTGGTACAGTCGCTAGTCGGCAGCAATGCGGATATTACGGAGCCGGCAATCCAAGAGCAGATCATCACTGCAATCGCTGCCTTGACGAGCGGGATATCGGAGCTGGCAGTAAATGAGCCGTATAATTCCTTCCAGCCAGGCGCTGTCTGGCGGGATACAAACGGAGCGCTCATTCAGGCACATGGTGCAGGCATCATCTATGATGATCAGACTGAGGCATATTACTGGTACGGAGAGGATAAAACACACGGTTATTTGCCGGCTAGAGGCGTTCGGGTATATACATCGAAGGATCTGTACAATTGGGAGGATAAAGGCCTTGCGCTAACCGCGATCGAGTCTGCGGATGATTTTGAGAATGATCCGCTCATTTCAGCTTTGTATGAAGGACGAACGGATAAGGCTGATATTTTGAATGATATTGGTATAGATCGTATCATTGAACGTCCAAAGGTCATTTATAATGATTTGACGGAAAAATATGTGATGTGGATGCACACCGATGGTCCAAGCACCACTTCGACGGCGAACTATGCGAAGGCGGAGGCAGGTTATGCGCTGAGCGATTCTCCGATTGGGCCGTTTGTCTATCAGGAAAGTCATCGTATGGACCGCGCTCCGGCAGGAGCTACAGACGATGGACAGCCGAATTCACCAGGAATGGCGCGGGATATGACGTTATTCAAGGATGATGATGGCACAGGCTATTTGGTATATTCAAGCGAAGAAAACTTAACGATATACATTTCCAAGCTGAATGATTCGTATACAGATATTGTGGGCTGGCATAAGGATGGCAATGTAGAGCGCGATACGCAGTATAAAGCGGAATATGGAGTCGATTATGTGCGTGTATTCCCGCTTGCGCAGCGTGAAGCTCCGGCTCTATTCAAGTACCAAGGGAAATACTACATGATTACGTCTGGGGCAACCGGCTGGGATCCGAACGTAGGTAAGTATACCGTTGCTGACAACATTATGGGGCCGTGGAAGACGATGCGCGATGTTGCTCCAGAGAGCTCAACGACCTATGGCTCGCAAAGCACGCATGTCATACCGGTGGATGCTGCAGCTGGTAAATTTATTTACATGGGAGATCGCTGGAATAAAAATGATTTAACGAACTCTCGTTATGTTTGGCTGCCTATTCAATTTGGTCAAAATGATGAGATTACTCTTCGCTGGCATGATGAATGGACGCTTGATCTATTAGACGGCATGGGTAGAGTATCGATTAATACCGTGCTCCCTTCAAGTACGACCATAGGCAAAGCTCCAGCGCTTCCGTCGACGGTCAATGTTACCTTATCAGACGGAACGATTAAGGATACGCCTGTTGAATGGAGTGTGAATGCCACTACCTTCTCGAAGCCAGGCACAGTTCGAATTAATGGTACGCTGACTCAGCTCTCGAATAAAAGCATTGAGCATCAGCTATATGTCATTCCTGAGAAAAACGCTTATTTCGTCAATGCAGGAGGAGCGGAAACTGCTGATTATATGGATATGATCGCTTTAATGGGCGAGGAGAACGTACTTAACGGAGCAGTAATTGATCAGCAATATAACGCTACCGATGGCCAAAGCTGGGGGTATGTCGGCGATAATACAGCTACGTCCGGCACTAACAGCGGCAATATTTTCACATCGCTGCGTTATTTGAAAAGCAATGCAGGCGATGATCTGACGTATCGCTTCGACCTGGATAATGGAAGCTACGATGTTTATGTAGGCCTATACGATCCGTGGTCGCAATATTCGAATGGCCAGCGAATTGCAGATATTATGTTGAATGGTTCGGTCAAGACGAGCGGTTACGTCTTTACAGCAGCAAGTGATGTGCTCAGCTATGGCGACGTATCAGTTGCGGATGGGAAGCTGGAGCTGACGGTACACCGTTCTTCAACGGCAGGAACCTCCAGCTCGGACCCGCAAATTAGCTGGATTATAGTTGCGGAAAAAACAGGTGATGTCGTTGAGCCGCCAGCTTCTTCCGAATCCGAGCTGATCGTTCATTATGATATGAGCGATGTGGATGGTGAGACAGTTAAGGATCAGGCGGGTCAGCATAACGGCAAGTGGATCAATCCGGCTAACGCGGAATGGATCAATACGGCTGCTGCGGGAGCGATCAGCTTTACTGGAGGCAGCACGAGCTCCTATATTGAAATGCCGCAGGGCGTTTTGGATGGGCTGACGGATATTACTGTCTCAGCGCTCGTGAACTGGAACGGCAAGAGCAGCGCGGAATGGCTGTTTGCACTCGGACAGAACGACACCCATTATTTGTACATGACGCCAAAATACAATGCGGACAGCACGGCACGTCTAGGAATCGCGACGAACGGCTGGCGCAATGAAGCTTCGACTAAAACGACTGCGCTGCAATCAGGCGAATGGAAGCTGGTTACAGCGGTCATGTCCGGAACAGATGGCAAGCTTTCGCTGTACATCGACGGTGTGTTAGTGTCATCCAGCACGACGGGCGGCTTTACGCTTGATCAAATTAAGAAAACAGACGGAATCAGCGGCTTTATTGGGAAATCCTTTTACTCGGGAGACCCTTACTTTGGCGGTATGCTTGCGGATTTCCAAATCTATGATGGCGCCTTGCTTGCTTCTGAAATCAGTGAACTGAAGGCAAAGGCTGATTTGAAGGTTGCAAGCATGGAGGGGCTGCTCGTTCAGCACGCGTCGGAGCTGCTGGGTGAGTCGGATTTGCTTGGCGTGAACATCAGCAAGGATGCCATTATAACCGATTTGAATTTGCCAGCGGCTGGCGCACACGGAACGGCGATTACTTGGCAATCGGCGAATGAAGCTGTTATTAGTGCTAGCGGCGCGGTGGCAAGACCGGCCTACGCTTTGGGAGATGCGACGGTGGTTTTGACAGCAACCTTAACGGATGGGCTGTCGACAGTTATAAAAACCTTTACACTAACGGTAAAAAAACAGCTGAATAACGATGAAGCGGTTGCGAAGGATGCAGCGTCATTAACCGTTCATAACATTCAAGATGTTCGCGGCAACCTGACTTTGAAGACAGCAGGCGACAATGGCAGCACTATTGCATGGTCATCTGCACTTCCAGCAGTTGTTACTGCTACGGGTGAGGTGCATAGACCAGCTCACGGCAGTGGGGACGTTACGGTTATACTTACGGCGACTGTTGAGAAAAACGGAGCTGCGCTTACAAAGGCTTTTGCAGCAAATGTGAAGGAGCTTCCGAAGGCTGAGGCTTACGCAGGCTATGTGTTCAGTTACTTCACAGGAGAAGGAACAGCAAATGGCGAGCAGATTTATTTCGCATTAAGCGAAGGAAATGATCCTCTGCACTGGAATGAACTAAATGCTGGAAAGCCTGCGATTCTGTCTAGCTTGGGGGACAAGGGCGTTCGTGATCCATTCATCATTAGAGCGCCAGAGGGCGATAAGTTTTATTTAATTGCAACCGATTTGAAGATTAATGGGAACAACGACTGGAATGCAGCACAAACCGCAGGCAGTCGTTCGATCATGGTATGGGAATCGAATGATCTGGTGAATTGGTCAGAGCAGCGGATGGCGCAGGTATCTCCGAAGGAAGCGGGGAATACGTGGGCGCCGGAAGTGATTTATGATGATGCGACAGGTGAATATATCGTGTTCTGGGCCTCCAAATTGTATGAGAACGAGGATCATACGGGCAGCAGCTATCAGCGCATCATGTATGCGAAGACGAGAGATTTTTACAGCTTTACAGAGCCAGAAGTGTATATGGATTATGGTTATTCCATTATTGATACGACGATGATTCAGCATGACGGCAAGGTTTACCGATTTACGAAGGATGAGCGGAACAACTCTGTACAGACGCCAAATGGGAAGTTTGTATTGCAGGAATCTGGCTCTTCGATCTTTGATCCTGCATTTACCGTTATTAAAGAAGGCGTAGGCAAAGGGATCATTAGCCAAGGAGAAGGACCAACCGTATTCAAATCGAATACGGAGGAGAAATGGTATTTGTTCATTGATGAGTTCGGAGGCAGAGGTTATGTGCCGTTTGAAACGACAGATCTGAGCTCCGGTGAATGGACGCTTTCAACAGGCTACAGTCTGCCAGCTAGTCCGCGTCATGGAACGGTCATCCCTGTCACGGAGTCTGAATATACGCAGCTCCTAGCGAATATACCGACTGTTGAACAGCCGAATACAGAGGTCCGCGTCGCAGGCATTTCTTTAGACAAGTCGGAAATTACGCTGAAGGAAGAGGAGCAGGCACAGCTTACTGCGCTTATAGCGCCGCAGACTGCCGCAAACCAAACCGTTCTTTGGACGAGTACGGAGGAAGCTGTTGCGAAGGTAGACACGAATGGACGTATTACAGCACTGAAGGAAGGAACGGCTGTCATTACAGCAACGACAGCTGATGGCGGTTTTATGGCTGCAGTGACCGTGACTGTGGAGAAGAAGGCTGATACGGGTGTTGAACCTAGTCCTTCGCCAAGCCCTTCACCAAGTCCATCACCAAGCCCGACCACAAGTCCAACAACGGACCCGACGAGTCCATCACCGACAGTTAGTCCTTCGCCAAGCCCGACTACAGAGCCGCAGATTAGCTTTCTGGATACAGCGGGACACTGGGCAAGCGAAGCTATAAACAAGCTGGCCGCTAAAAATATTTTCGGAGGTTTCCCTGATGGAAGCTTTAAGCCGAATAAGCAGATGAGTCGAGCGGAATTTATGGCTGTTATGTACAGATTGCTTGGAATGGAGGCTGCACCGGGTGCGTCCAGCTTCGAGGATGTGGGAGCAACAGCCTGGTACAGCATTTATGTGAATAGTCTGTTTGAAGCAGGCATTGTTACAGGCTTCCCTGATGGCAATTTCAGGCCAAATCAAGAGATGACGAGAGAAGAAGCATTTATTATTTTGTACAGAGGGCTGAAAGATCAGTTAGCTGCTTCTGCTGAAGCTAGTCCGCGAATCTTTACGGATGAGACGGACATATCCAGCTGGGCTAAAGATGCGGTTGCTGCTCTAACAGAGGCAGGTATTATTAAAGGCTACGAGGACGGAACCTTGCGGCCAAAGGATAAAATTACACGTGCGGAAATTGCAGCGATTGCAGCGAGCTTCGTAAAATAA
- a CDS encoding pentapeptide repeat-containing protein, translating into MSSKKVKIEAPKLPSTLETLDVPDYEWADEHEISDSIIKDCSIQNQSAYKACFDRVVFNNVVFRATSLRKAEFTDVRFENCDLSNIELSEVVLHRVSFHNCKMLGMDITGSTLRNVLFEQCVGDYAVMRFSNAKNVKFQKSSLAKADMSNMTLASFSLHEVNIDQAQLSLTKLGGIDISSCEFNGLGVSLEELRRCIISPAQAITFATIFGLVVNDGMSS; encoded by the coding sequence ATGTCCAGTAAAAAAGTGAAAATCGAAGCTCCCAAACTACCGAGCACTCTTGAAACATTAGACGTTCCAGATTACGAGTGGGCGGATGAGCATGAAATTAGCGACAGCATCATTAAGGATTGCAGCATTCAAAATCAATCTGCCTATAAAGCTTGCTTCGATAGAGTCGTGTTTAATAACGTCGTATTCCGCGCGACAAGCCTGCGTAAGGCAGAGTTTACTGATGTGCGGTTCGAAAATTGTGATTTATCGAATATCGAGCTGAGCGAGGTTGTTTTGCATCGCGTTTCCTTCCACAACTGCAAAATGCTCGGTATGGATATTACAGGCTCAACGCTTCGGAATGTACTCTTCGAGCAATGCGTCGGAGATTATGCCGTGATGCGTTTTTCAAATGCCAAGAATGTTAAGTTTCAGAAAAGCTCGCTAGCCAAGGCAGATATGTCCAATATGACACTAGCCAGCTTTTCTTTACATGAAGTAAATATTGATCAAGCGCAGCTGTCGCTGACCAAGCTTGGCGGCATAGATATTAGCAGCTGTGAGTTTAACGGCTTGGGCGTTTCGCTTGAGGAATTGCGGCGCTGCATCATATCGCCTGCGCAGGCGATTACGTTTGCGACGATTTTTGGGCTTGTGGTGAATGACGGGATGTCATCGTAG